A portion of the Trachemys scripta elegans isolate TJP31775 chromosome 9, CAS_Tse_1.0, whole genome shotgun sequence genome contains these proteins:
- the LOC117882904 gene encoding uncharacterized protein LOC117882904 isoform X5: MLCGQQQPQKPSPDSQQEALPCPVSEDLPASPGQEVEDPCSTTSSSARSPWDSSSAWDSGSSEADGRRCFVLGGGPAARVPARHPPRVSLHSREGRTHWSRTAARRLWRRGLCTMTPALEPELETHLLRAALHAVFTLGMEKDTTQVQNSAEFPRMGHHMAQLALSVSDPAKDISRQAREGVYQLYHLLLHQRGKEPSWEMAPARRVRLGPQPISLRLTPAGG; the protein is encoded by the exons ATGTTGtgtgggcagcagcagccccagaagcccagtcctgattcccagcaggAGGCATTGCCCTGCCCGGTCAGTGAGGaccttccagcctccccagggcaggaggtggaggatccCTGTTCCACCACCAGCAGCTCGGCCCGCTCCCCATGGGACAGCAGCAGTGCCTGGGACTCGGGCAGCAGCGAGGCCGATGGACGCCGCTGCTTTGTTCTAG gaggaggcccaGCAGCTCGTGTTCCTGCACGCCATCCACCCCGCGTCTCGCTGCacagcagagagggcaggacaCATTGGAGCCGCACTGCTGCAAGGCGGCTGTGGCGGAGAGGATTGTG CACCATGACACCTGccctggagccagagctggagacCCACCTCCTCCGAGCTGCCCTGCACGCCGTCTTCACCCTGGGCATGGAGAAGGACACCACCCAAGTGCAG AACTCAGCGGAATTCCCCAGGATGGGTCACCACATGGCACAGCTAGCTCTGTCCGTCAGTGACCCAGCCAAGGACATCAGCCGGCAGGCCAGGGAGGGGGTTTACCAGCTCTACCacctgctgctgcaccagaggggtaaggaacccagctgggaaatggCACCTGCTAGAAGAGTGagactgggaccccagccaatttctCTCAGACTGACCCCGGCTGGAGGATGA
- the LOC117882904 gene encoding maestro heat-like repeat-containing protein family member 1 isoform X1, producing MLCGQQQPQKPSPDSQQEALPCPVSEDLPASPGQEVEDPCSTTSSSARSPWDSSSAWDSGSSEADGRRCFVLGGGPAARVPARHPPRVSLHSREGRTHWSRTAARRLWRRGLCTMTPALEPELETHLLRAALHAVFTLGMEKDTTQVQDLPRVLPDLLDTMLGNLLAESPDTDRLQYILEHINYWIVSRVPRERARAVKSSTALLRFTITLPEFDNSAEFPRMGHHMAQLALSVSDPAKDISRQAREGVYQLYHLLLHQRGKEPSWEMAPARRVRLGPQPISLRLTPAGG from the exons ATGTTGtgtgggcagcagcagccccagaagcccagtcctgattcccagcaggAGGCATTGCCCTGCCCGGTCAGTGAGGaccttccagcctccccagggcaggaggtggaggatccCTGTTCCACCACCAGCAGCTCGGCCCGCTCCCCATGGGACAGCAGCAGTGCCTGGGACTCGGGCAGCAGCGAGGCCGATGGACGCCGCTGCTTTGTTCTAG gaggaggcccaGCAGCTCGTGTTCCTGCACGCCATCCACCCCGCGTCTCGCTGCacagcagagagggcaggacaCATTGGAGCCGCACTGCTGCAAGGCGGCTGTGGCGGAGAGGATTGTG CACCATGACACCTGccctggagccagagctggagacCCACCTCCTCCGAGCTGCCCTGCACGCCGTCTTCACCCTGGGCATGGAGAAGGACACCACCCAAGTGCAG GATCTGCCTAGGGTCTTGCCAGACCTCCTGGACACCATGCTGGGGAACCTGCTGGCAGAGTCCCCAGACACCGACAGGCTCCAgtacatcttggag cacatTAACTACTGGATCGTGTCCAGGGTGCCGCGAGAGAGAGCCAGGGCCGTTAAGAGCAGCACGGCCCTGCTCAGATTCACCATCACCCTCCCTGAGTTTGAC AACTCAGCGGAATTCCCCAGGATGGGTCACCACATGGCACAGCTAGCTCTGTCCGTCAGTGACCCAGCCAAGGACATCAGCCGGCAGGCCAGGGAGGGGGTTTACCAGCTCTACCacctgctgctgcaccagaggggtaaggaacccagctgggaaatggCACCTGCTAGAAGAGTGagactgggaccccagccaatttctCTCAGACTGACCCCGGCTGGAGGATGA
- the LOC117882904 gene encoding uncharacterized protein LOC117882904 isoform X4 has protein sequence MLCGQQQPQKPSPDSQQEALPCPVSEDLPASPGQEVEDPCSTTSSSARSPWDSSSAWDSGSSEADGRRCFVLGGGPAARVPARHPPRVSLHSREGRTHWSRTAARRLWRRGLCTMTPALEPELETHLLRAALHAVFTLGMEKDTTQVQDLPRVLPDLLDTMLGNLLAESPDTDRLQYILENSAEFPRMGHHMAQLALSVSDPAKDISRQAREGVYQLYHLLLHQRGKEPSWEMAPARRVRLGPQPISLRLTPAGG, from the exons ATGTTGtgtgggcagcagcagccccagaagcccagtcctgattcccagcaggAGGCATTGCCCTGCCCGGTCAGTGAGGaccttccagcctccccagggcaggaggtggaggatccCTGTTCCACCACCAGCAGCTCGGCCCGCTCCCCATGGGACAGCAGCAGTGCCTGGGACTCGGGCAGCAGCGAGGCCGATGGACGCCGCTGCTTTGTTCTAG gaggaggcccaGCAGCTCGTGTTCCTGCACGCCATCCACCCCGCGTCTCGCTGCacagcagagagggcaggacaCATTGGAGCCGCACTGCTGCAAGGCGGCTGTGGCGGAGAGGATTGTG CACCATGACACCTGccctggagccagagctggagacCCACCTCCTCCGAGCTGCCCTGCACGCCGTCTTCACCCTGGGCATGGAGAAGGACACCACCCAAGTGCAG GATCTGCCTAGGGTCTTGCCAGACCTCCTGGACACCATGCTGGGGAACCTGCTGGCAGAGTCCCCAGACACCGACAGGCTCCAgtacatcttggag AACTCAGCGGAATTCCCCAGGATGGGTCACCACATGGCACAGCTAGCTCTGTCCGTCAGTGACCCAGCCAAGGACATCAGCCGGCAGGCCAGGGAGGGGGTTTACCAGCTCTACCacctgctgctgcaccagaggggtaaggaacccagctgggaaatggCACCTGCTAGAAGAGTGagactgggaccccagccaatttctCTCAGACTGACCCCGGCTGGAGGATGA
- the LOC117882904 gene encoding uncharacterized protein LOC117882904 isoform X6, with protein MLCGQQQPQKPSPDSQQEALPCPVSEDLPASPGQEVEDPCSTTSSSARSPWDSSSAWDSGSSEADGRRCFVLGGGPAARVPARHPPRVSLHSREGRTHWSRTAARRLWRRGLCTMTPALEPELETHLLRAALHAVFTLGMEKDTTQVQDLPRVLPDLLDTMLGNLLAESPDTDRLQYILEHINYWIVSRVPRERARAVKSSTALLRFTITLPEFDISDL; from the exons ATGTTGtgtgggcagcagcagccccagaagcccagtcctgattcccagcaggAGGCATTGCCCTGCCCGGTCAGTGAGGaccttccagcctccccagggcaggaggtggaggatccCTGTTCCACCACCAGCAGCTCGGCCCGCTCCCCATGGGACAGCAGCAGTGCCTGGGACTCGGGCAGCAGCGAGGCCGATGGACGCCGCTGCTTTGTTCTAG gaggaggcccaGCAGCTCGTGTTCCTGCACGCCATCCACCCCGCGTCTCGCTGCacagcagagagggcaggacaCATTGGAGCCGCACTGCTGCAAGGCGGCTGTGGCGGAGAGGATTGTG CACCATGACACCTGccctggagccagagctggagacCCACCTCCTCCGAGCTGCCCTGCACGCCGTCTTCACCCTGGGCATGGAGAAGGACACCACCCAAGTGCAG GATCTGCCTAGGGTCTTGCCAGACCTCCTGGACACCATGCTGGGGAACCTGCTGGCAGAGTCCCCAGACACCGACAGGCTCCAgtacatcttggag cacatTAACTACTGGATCGTGTCCAGGGTGCCGCGAGAGAGAGCCAGGGCCGTTAAGAGCAGCACGGCCCTGCTCAGATTCACCATCACCCTCCCTGAGTTTGACATAAGTGACCTCTGA
- the LOC117882904 gene encoding maestro heat-like repeat-containing protein family member 1 isoform X3 translates to MGQQQCLGLGQQRGRWTPLLCSRRRPSSSCSCTPSTPRLAAQQRGQDTLEPHCCKAAVAERIVELIEELPDNSPPGAILANSLIAVGNLSTMTPALEPELETHLLRAALHAVFTLGMEKDTTQVQDLPRVLPDLLDTMLGNLLAESPDTDRLQYILEHINYWIVSRVPRERARAVKSSTALLRFTITLPEFDNSAEFPRMGHHMAQLALSVSDPAKDISRQAREGVYQLYHLLLHQRGKEPSWEMAPARRVRLGPQPISLRLTPAGG, encoded by the exons ATGGGACAGCAGCAGTGCCTGGGACTCGGGCAGCAGCGAGGCCGATGGACGCCGCTGCTTTGTTCTAG gaggaggcccaGCAGCTCGTGTTCCTGCACGCCATCCACCCCGCGTCTCGCTGCacagcagagagggcaggacaCATTGGAGCCGCACTGCTGCAAGGCGGCTGTGGCGGAGAGGATTGTG GAGCTCATTGAGGAGCTGCCTGATAACTCTCCACCCGGCGCCATCCTCGCTAACTCCCTGATTGCTGTGGGCAACCTCAG CACCATGACACCTGccctggagccagagctggagacCCACCTCCTCCGAGCTGCCCTGCACGCCGTCTTCACCCTGGGCATGGAGAAGGACACCACCCAAGTGCAG GATCTGCCTAGGGTCTTGCCAGACCTCCTGGACACCATGCTGGGGAACCTGCTGGCAGAGTCCCCAGACACCGACAGGCTCCAgtacatcttggag cacatTAACTACTGGATCGTGTCCAGGGTGCCGCGAGAGAGAGCCAGGGCCGTTAAGAGCAGCACGGCCCTGCTCAGATTCACCATCACCCTCCCTGAGTTTGAC AACTCAGCGGAATTCCCCAGGATGGGTCACCACATGGCACAGCTAGCTCTGTCCGTCAGTGACCCAGCCAAGGACATCAGCCGGCAGGCCAGGGAGGGGGTTTACCAGCTCTACCacctgctgctgcaccagaggggtaaggaacccagctgggaaatggCACCTGCTAGAAGAGTGagactgggaccccagccaatttctCTCAGACTGACCCCGGCTGGAGGATGA
- the LOC117882904 gene encoding maestro heat-like repeat-containing protein family member 1 isoform X2, producing the protein MDNTAPKGGGPAARVPARHPPRVSLHSREGRTHWSRTAARRLWRRGLCTMTPALEPELETHLLRAALHAVFTLGMEKDTTQVQDLPRVLPDLLDTMLGNLLAESPDTDRLQYILEHINYWIVSRVPRERARAVKSSTALLRFTITLPEFDNSAEFPRMGHHMAQLALSVSDPAKDISRQAREGVYQLYHLLLHQRGKEPSWEMAPARRVRLGPQPISLRLTPAGG; encoded by the exons gaggaggcccaGCAGCTCGTGTTCCTGCACGCCATCCACCCCGCGTCTCGCTGCacagcagagagggcaggacaCATTGGAGCCGCACTGCTGCAAGGCGGCTGTGGCGGAGAGGATTGTG CACCATGACACCTGccctggagccagagctggagacCCACCTCCTCCGAGCTGCCCTGCACGCCGTCTTCACCCTGGGCATGGAGAAGGACACCACCCAAGTGCAG GATCTGCCTAGGGTCTTGCCAGACCTCCTGGACACCATGCTGGGGAACCTGCTGGCAGAGTCCCCAGACACCGACAGGCTCCAgtacatcttggag cacatTAACTACTGGATCGTGTCCAGGGTGCCGCGAGAGAGAGCCAGGGCCGTTAAGAGCAGCACGGCCCTGCTCAGATTCACCATCACCCTCCCTGAGTTTGAC AACTCAGCGGAATTCCCCAGGATGGGTCACCACATGGCACAGCTAGCTCTGTCCGTCAGTGACCCAGCCAAGGACATCAGCCGGCAGGCCAGGGAGGGGGTTTACCAGCTCTACCacctgctgctgcaccagaggggtaaggaacccagctgggaaatggCACCTGCTAGAAGAGTGagactgggaccccagccaatttctCTCAGACTGACCCCGGCTGGAGGATGA